The genome window CTCTGGAGGACTATGCTGATTGGCAAGACCACACTGATTGCCAGAACCGCAGGCCACCAGGACCACAGGGCTGCTGCCACCACCCTCACCAGGACCTGATAGGGGACATGTAATTCATCCCATTTCTCACATGAAGGGACTTGAAGTAACTTCTCCACTGTAAACACCTGCGAGTGAGAAGACCATATCACACATGGGGGCGCACTGAGGCTTTGGAATCCACATTTTGTCTGGGCTGCCTCAGACCAGCCAGACAGAAGCACAGGGTGGCCTGGGGAAGGGGTGCAGAACTGGGTGTGGTTAGGCTGAGCGAGAGAAAAAACTTCAGACTGACCTGTGACTGTGAGTTCCCTGAGCACAGGACCAGGCCTTGTCTTCAGCGTCTCCCTCAGAACCCAGCCCAGGCCTCAGGAGAGGCAGATGACACTGACCAGCCTGCTGATGATAAAGAAAGGGTGTGGCCAGAGGCAAGTCTACTCTGCATGGGCCTAGGAACTTCCCAGACACATTCCACACAAACCTGGCCACACATGCCCCACTCAGGGCCATGGCTTCTGCTGGGAAGCACCTTGAGGTGTGACCAGGTGGAGAGAGAGGGTAGCTGAGCCCTGACATTCATTCTCCCTGGTGACTGGGTCCTGGGGCTCATTCAGCCTGCCCTCAAGGGGGATGTGCCCCTCAGTTGTCTCCAGAGGGTCTGGGGATAAACCTCATGGCTGATACATATCCATCTTGTCctcagaaggagaagaaagaaatcctTCAGCAGACAGTTCAGGAACAAATCAACTCTGAAATCAGTAACCACCTGGAAGTCTTCAGGGAGATGCAGAAAAACTCCCCTCTACTCCAGTGTGCCAACTACACACTCCTGGCTGGAGCCCTTCCCCAGGAAAAGAGTGAGTATGGGGGGAGCAGGCAGACTGGGCAAAGGTCAGACAAGGTATTTTAACTAGAAAAGGGGAGGAGGGCAAAGCGGAGTGAGCTGGTGGCTGGCAAGCACAGGAGGGCACTGTGAGCCAGGGCCGGGCTAGGGAATTCCAAGCAGGTCGCAATCCTGGGTGCATTTTCCTCTCTCCTGTTTACCTCTTGAATGCCCCACAGGATGAGAAGACCATAGTGACCCTGTGTTGGAGCCACCCCATGTGAAGCTCAGACATGGCAggcccccgggggggggggggggaaccaggATGAGAGAGGAGCCCAGGGGAGCCCTGGGAGAGAGATCCAGGTAGAGGGAAAAGGGGCCATGTGGGCTCTGTGTCCCAATACATTTTACTGCCAGACCCTGAGGCTTGCAGGGGTCCATGGAGTTTCTCTAATCTAGGTCTGAGTGACCCATGATGACTGAGATCATTCTGAAGGTCAAATATGCTAAGCATATTTGTCCTGCATCATACATAGCAGTGTCCTTCATGAgtttcccccacatcctttcaaagtactgaaaaaaagaaaccacttcACAACTTCTGATCCCTTAGTAACCTCTCACCTGGACCATACACTCccagggaaaagaaaagtgaatttgtgccaggcatggtggcacatacctgtaatcccggtgacttgggaaggaggatcacaagtttcagggcagcctcagcagcttagcaagaccctgtctcaaaaaactaaaaagttctggggatgtagctcagtagtagagcacccctgggttaatccccagtacaataacaacaaaaagaagacaaaagaaagaaaagtgtttgTCGCAGGGATTGGCATGAAAGGGAGGGTCTTAGGAGAGTCCTAGGAACTCTCCACCATCCTGAAGTGCTAAAGGTCCCCCTGTCTCTCTCAGAGCTGCTGACAGTGGGCATTTCCTCAGTGCAACGCCCCCAAGGGAGCTACCTCCTGGACACCCTGCAGTCCCTGTTCCAAGTTTCCTCAGAAGCTGAGCTGAAGTCTATAGTGGTGCTGGTGCATCTGTCAGACCCTGACCCTGAGTGGCTCAGCCAAACAGTGGCCAATATTTCAGACCTCTTCAACCTACACATTGAAGCCAGGAAGCTGCTTGTGGTCCATGGGCTTCTGGATAACTCCCCGCTGAAGAACATAAACCAATATTCCTCCTGTGAAGAACTTTATTTCAGGCAGAAAGTGGATTATGCCCTCCTCATGAACTTTGCAAGCAACCTCTCTGATTACTTCCTGTTGATGGATGATCATGTTCAGTACACTTTCTATTTTGTCTCTGCCATCTACTGGGCATTATCAGCCTGGAAAGAATTCCCCTGGGTGATCCTGGAATTATCCAGCCTGAGATTCTCTGGGAAAGTGTTCCACTCCAGGGACCTCTCCCACCTggcctctttcttcctcctcttccccaagAACACTTCTGCTCCCATGCTTCTCTCTAGATTTCATCTTCTCTTGGCACAAAATGTTCCAATTCATCTCAGTCCCTCCATGTTCCACCACATGGGCAATTATTCTGAACTGGAGGACACATGCTTTCCTGTGGAGAAGGACAAGGTCTTTGGGGAGCCAGACAATCCCACGGCTATTGTAGTCACTGACATGATGTCTATACTGAACATTGTTCCACTATACGCTTATGTTCTGAACGAGGAGCCCTACACTACCTTGGATCCTGAAAAAGGCAACCACCTCACAGTGATTCTGGATAGACCACAAAAAATCATCCGAATAGTGGTGCTGACAGGCATTGAGGAAAACGGGATGTATCAACTGCAAAAGGGCAGAGTACTACTGGGCTATGACATCATGGAACATTCCAAACGCTGTGTTCGCTATTTCCTGCTAGGGCCACTGGTACGAGGAAATTTGGACCAGAGGGTATTTTATGACGAAGATTCTATGGAGAAGCTGAGTTGTA of Marmota flaviventris isolate mMarFla1 chromosome 12, mMarFla1.hap1, whole genome shotgun sequence contains these proteins:
- the LOC114100795 gene encoding alpha-1,3-mannosyl-glycoprotein 4-beta-N-acetylglucosaminyltransferase C-like, translating into MYSCLWICLIFAVSLVLLRFFLQENKEQQVDYNTILKEKKEILQQTVQEQINSEISNHLEVFREMQKNSPLLQCANYTLLAGALPQEKKLLTVGISSVQRPQGSYLLDTLQSLFQVSSEAELKSIVVLVHLSDPDPEWLSQTVANISDLFNLHIEARKLLVVHGLLDNSPLKNINQYSSCEELYFRQKVDYALLMNFASNLSDYFLLMDDHVQYTFYFVSAIYWALSAWKEFPWVILELSSLRFSGKVFHSRDLSHLASFFLLFPKNTSAPMLLSRFHLLLAQNVPIHLSPSMFHHMGNYSELEDTCFPVEKDKVFGEPDNPTAIVVTDMMSILNIVPLYAYVLNEEPYTTLDPEKGNHLTVILDRPQKIIRIVVLTGIEENGMYQLQKGRVLLGYDIMEHSKRCVRYFLLGPLVRGNLDQRVFYDEDSMEKLSCIRLEVSESQQWLVIRQIKVWTDPEEEES